A part of Asterias rubens chromosome 14, eAstRub1.3, whole genome shotgun sequence genomic DNA contains:
- the LOC117299323 gene encoding uncharacterized protein LOC117299323, producing the protein MLAEYNFPLQTSTSSWSDEPLLLGNDEDLFQLDVEMAHLGSDDDRLESLAWTSTFDPLDDYVDRSISPHGERCFQQDSNRNRLEGVFGSPDSDYLTGVYLSALQDNETTEDEAQFAAELLQSDLDVAYSVDLSDSDDSFGSSSQSTVNSCPGSPTAKRKKMHNLQWSEMDMEEQQRAVEEIKKAITDQSSIREQLELLRIIGQDMTVLPSDGRFTINAAYINNSKLKSIREYLAQMALHTAAASEETTCTEKHHSTSSNQSRHKKSLERRSRHKAHRKRRTKEKKQTLKEEQSRLFALEEVLSLQVQDDDNDEEINVLD; encoded by the exons ATGTTGGCGGAATACAACTTCCCTCTACAAACCTCAACAAG CAGTTGGAGTGACGAACCTCTGTTGCTAGGCAACGATGAGGACCTCTTTCAGCTAGATGTGGAAATGGCCCATTTGGGCTCCGATGACGACAGATTGGAgag TCTTGCTTGGACGTCAACCTTCGACCCGCTCGATGATTATGTGGACCGTTCTATTTCACCGCATGGGGAGAGGTGCTTCCAGCAGGATTCCAACAGGAATCGATTGGAGGGTGTCTTTGGTAGCCCAGACAGTGACTACCTAACCGGTGTTTATCTGAGTGCATTGCAGGACAATGAAACAACGG AAGATGAAGCCCAATTTGCAGCAGAGTTACTTCAGTCGGATTTGGACGTCGCTTACAGCGTTGATTTATCAGACTCGGATGACAGCTTTGGAAGCAGTAGTCAGAGTACAGTCAACTCCTGTCCAGGAAGCCCTACAGCCAAGAGGAAAAAAATGCACAACTTACAGTG GAGTGAGATGGACATGGaggaacaacagagggcggtagAGGAGATAAAGAAGGCCATCACTGATCAGTCCAGTATTAGGGAGCAGCTGGAGTTACTGCGGATAATTGGTCAAGATATGACAGTACTACCGTCAGATGGCAGGTTTACCATCA ATGCTGCATATATCAACAATAGTAAGCTTAAGTCTATACGTGAATATTTGGCCCAAATGGCCCTCCATACAGCTGCAGCAAGTGAAGAGACAACGTGCACAGAAAAGCATCACAGTACCTCATCGAATCAATCCAGACACAAAAAG TCTCTGGAGCGAAGGTCCCGTCACAAAGCCCACAGGAAGAGACGTACTAAAGAGAAGAAGCAAACTCTGAAAGAAGAACAGAGTCGACTATTTGCTCTCGAagag GTGCTCTCTCTGCAGGTTCAGGATGACGACAACGATGAAGAAATAAACGTACTTGATTGA
- the LOC117299475 gene encoding low molecular weight phosphotyrosine protein phosphatase-like isoform X3: protein MGESMLVHMLEERGVADDWLVDSAATSTYQIDKEPDHMANTVLVENGIKKSHHKGRQITKQDYTKFHYIFGFDDDNLSILNQRKPAGSTSLVRLLGDLDPQKDRIIVDPYYYDKAAFEKVFVQNKRCLEAFLKEVL from the exons ATGGGCGAGAGTATGCTAGTCCACATGCTAGAAGAACGGGGTGTGGCAGATGATTGGTTGGTAGATAGTGCAGCCACTTCTACCTATCAGATTGACAAGGAGCCTGACCATATGGCCAATACTGTGTTAGTTGAAAATGGAATCAAGAAGAGCCATCATAAGGGGAGACAG atTACAAAGCAAGATTACACCAAGTTTCACTACATTTTTGGATTTGATGATGACAACTTAAG CATCTTAAACCAACGCAAGCCAGCAGGGAGCACCAGCCTCGTCAGACTCTTGGGTGATCTAGATCCACAAAAGGATCGCATCATTGTGGACCCCTACTAC TACGACAAGGCCGCCTTTGAGAAGGTGTTTGTTCAAAACAAACGATGCCTGGAGGCATTCTTAAAGGAGGTACTGTAA
- the LOC117299475 gene encoding low molecular weight phosphotyrosine protein phosphatase-like isoform X2 translates to MAASANKSVLFVCLGNICRSPMGESMLVHMLEERGVADDWLVDSAATSTYQIDKEPDHMANTVLVENGIKKSHHKGRQITKQDYTKFHYIFGFDDDNLSILNQRKPAGSTSLVRLLGDLDPQKDRIIVDPYYYDKAAFEKVFVQNKRCLEAFLKEVL, encoded by the exons ATGGCTGCCTCCGCAAATAAATCGGTTCTTTTCGTCTGCCTAG gaAATATCTGTCGATCACCGATGGGCGAGAGTATGCTAGTCCACATGCTAGAAGAACGGGGTGTGGCAGATGATTGGTTGGTAGATAGTGCAGCCACTTCTACCTATCAGATTGACAAGGAGCCTGACCATATGGCCAATACTGTGTTAGTTGAAAATGGAATCAAGAAGAGCCATCATAAGGGGAGACAG atTACAAAGCAAGATTACACCAAGTTTCACTACATTTTTGGATTTGATGATGACAACTTAAG CATCTTAAACCAACGCAAGCCAGCAGGGAGCACCAGCCTCGTCAGACTCTTGGGTGATCTAGATCCACAAAAGGATCGCATCATTGTGGACCCCTACTAC TACGACAAGGCCGCCTTTGAGAAGGTGTTTGTTCAAAACAAACGATGCCTGGAGGCATTCTTAAAGGAGGTACTGTAA
- the LOC117299475 gene encoding low molecular weight phosphotyrosine protein phosphatase-like isoform X1 has translation MAASANKSVLFVCLGNICRSTMAEAMLKHELKARDVMSEWTVDSAATSTYEIGNEPDDRGNDLLQENGIEKNRHRARQITKQDYTKFHYIFGFDDDNLSILNQRKPAGSTSLVRLLGDLDPQKDRIIVDPYYYDKAAFEKVFVQNKRCLEAFLKEVL, from the exons ATGGCTGCCTCCGCAAATAAATCGGTTCTTTTCGTCTGCCTAG GCAATATATGCCGTTCCACAATGGCTGAAGCTATGCTGAAGCATGAGTTGAAAGCGAGAGATGTGATGTCGGAGTGGACTGTGGATAGTGCGGCGACATCCACGTATGAGATTGGCAATGAGCCAGATGATCGGGGGAATGATTTGTTGCAAGAGAATGGCATTGAGAAAAACAGGCACAGGGCAAGGCAG atTACAAAGCAAGATTACACCAAGTTTCACTACATTTTTGGATTTGATGATGACAACTTAAG CATCTTAAACCAACGCAAGCCAGCAGGGAGCACCAGCCTCGTCAGACTCTTGGGTGATCTAGATCCACAAAAGGATCGCATCATTGTGGACCCCTACTAC TACGACAAGGCCGCCTTTGAGAAGGTGTTTGTTCAAAACAAACGATGCCTGGAGGCATTCTTAAAGGAGGTACTGTAA
- the LOC117299474 gene encoding protein limb expression 1 homolog produces MMANRFYHAPNGSQASAAQRHNPAMAGLTPRGRGAGQRHPGAPMSDQKAKTVLKEAVDAVVNSFAKHTHGYGRVNVVEALQEFWQMKASRGTELKGGPLVVYESIPTSSPPYVCFVTLPGGSCFASFQNCPTKAEARRSAAKIALMNSVFNEHPSRKITDEFINKAVEDAKKSFKGSPEDENDPNTSLGAFRFMLEANRAKSMLEFQELMTVFQLLHWNGSLKAMRERDCSRQEVLAHYSHRNLDDDMRSQMALDWISREQEMCGIIAEELHRADDEIETARLAGRELRFPKEKKDILMLACSQLGPG; encoded by the exons ATGATGGCAAACAGGTTCTACCATGCTCCAAACGGTAGCCAAGCATCAGCTGCCCAGCGCCATAACCCAGCGATGGCGGGGTTGACGCCCAGaggtagaggtgctggtcagaGGCACCCAGGGGCACCCATGAGTGACCAGAAGGCGAAGACAGTGCTGAAAGAAGCAGTCGATGCTGTGGTCAATAGTTtcgcaaagcacacacatgGCTACGGCAGAG tcaatgttgtggaAGCGTTGCAAGAGTTCTGGCAGATGAAAGCATCTCGCGGCACAGAACTGAAAGGAGGCCCTCTTGTGGTCTACGAGTCCATTCCGACATCAAGTCCACCATACGTTTGCTTCGTCACCCTGCCAGGAGGAAGCTGCTTTGCTAGTTTCCAG AACTGTCCCACCAAGGCAGAGGCAAGGCGCAGTGCGGCTAAGATAGCCCTCATGAACTCTGTCTTCAACGAGCACCCGTCGAGAAAAATCACCGATGAGTTTATCAACAAGGCTGTTGAAGATGCAAAGAAATCGTTCAAG GGTTCACCCGAAGATGAGAACGACCCCAACACGAGCCTTGGAGCATTCCGCTTCATGCTGGAAGCCAATCGCGCCAAGTCCATGCTGGAATTCCAAGAGCTGATGACCGTCTTCCAGCTCCTGCACTGGAACGGCAGCCTGAAGGCTATGAGAGAGCGGGACTGCTCCCGCCAGGAGGTCCTTGCCCACTACTCGCACCGCAACCTCGACGATGACATGAGGAGTCAGATGGCCCTGGACTGGATCTCCCGGGAGCAGGAGATGTGCGGGATCATCGCCGAGGAGCTCCACCGAGCCGACGACGAGATCGAGACGGCGAGACTCGCCGGGAGAGAGCTGCGCTTCCCGAAGGAGAAGAAGGACATCTTGATGCTTGCTTGTAGTCAGCTTGGTCCAGGTTAG